The Sphingomonas alpina genome has a segment encoding these proteins:
- a CDS encoding acetyl-CoA acetyltransferase, translating to MARGIKDKVAILGMGCTKFGERWDKDADQLMVEAYEEAITDAGIETSQIDAAWLGAAFDAVNIGPSGIPLSMALRLKNIGVTKVENYCASGTESFRGAVYAVASGAADIALAMGVEKLKDTGYGGLPVRTRGTTHDMIGITGSAPGNFAQLASAYRAEHGVSKDDLKQAMAHVSVKSHANGAKNPKAHLQKEVSMETVLNAPMIAEPLGLFDCCGVSDGAACAIVTTPEIARALGKTDIITVKALQVATSNGWELQGSGWNGAYFPTTRIAATRAYEEAGITDPRSQISLMEVHDCFSITELVTMEDLHISKEGEGWRDVLDGFFDADGTLPCQIDGGLKCFGHPIGASGLRMIYENYLQLLGRAGPRQRSTPPVFGLSHNLGGMPNQNVCAIAIVGMADA from the coding sequence ATGGCCCGAGGGATCAAGGACAAGGTCGCCATATTGGGCATGGGATGCACCAAGTTCGGCGAGCGCTGGGACAAGGATGCCGACCAGCTGATGGTCGAGGCCTATGAGGAAGCGATCACCGATGCCGGGATCGAGACCTCGCAGATCGACGCCGCCTGGTTGGGTGCGGCATTCGATGCGGTCAATATCGGGCCGTCGGGCATTCCGTTGTCGATGGCGCTGCGGCTCAAGAATATCGGCGTGACCAAGGTCGAGAATTACTGCGCCAGCGGCACCGAGAGTTTTCGGGGTGCGGTCTATGCGGTGGCGTCTGGCGCAGCCGACATCGCGCTGGCGATGGGGGTCGAGAAATTGAAGGACACCGGCTATGGCGGCTTGCCGGTGCGGACGCGCGGCACGACCCATGACATGATCGGCATCACCGGCTCGGCACCGGGTAATTTCGCTCAGCTCGCCTCGGCCTATCGCGCCGAGCACGGCGTATCCAAGGATGATCTGAAACAGGCGATGGCGCATGTCTCGGTCAAGAGCCATGCCAATGGTGCGAAGAACCCCAAGGCGCATCTCCAGAAGGAAGTGAGCATGGAGACGGTGCTGAATGCGCCGATGATCGCCGAGCCGCTCGGGCTGTTCGATTGCTGCGGCGTCTCCGACGGGGCGGCCTGCGCGATCGTGACCACGCCTGAGATCGCCCGCGCGCTGGGCAAGACCGACATCATCACGGTGAAGGCGCTGCAGGTTGCGACCTCCAATGGCTGGGAATTGCAGGGATCGGGCTGGAATGGCGCCTATTTCCCGACCACCCGGATTGCCGCGACCCGCGCCTATGAAGAGGCCGGCATCACCGATCCGCGTAGCCAGATCAGCCTGATGGAGGTGCATGACTGTTTCTCGATCACCGAGCTGGTGACGATGGAGGATCTGCACATCTCGAAGGAAGGCGAAGGGTGGAGGGATGTACTCGATGGCTTCTTCGATGCCGATGGAACCCTGCCATGCCAGATCGATGGCGGGCTCAAATGCTTCGGTCATCCGATCGGCGCGTCGGGCCTGCGCATGATCTACGAGAATTATCTCCAGCTGCTCGGCCGCGCCGGCCCGCGTCAGCGCAGCACGCCGCCGGTGTTCGGGCTGAGCCATAACCTCGGCGGCATGCCCAACCAGAATGTCTGTGCGATCGCAATCGTGGGAATGGCCGATGCCTGA
- a CDS encoding acyl-CoA dehydrogenase family protein encodes MPDTGMDQDVFEAFIDQLKRYVRERLIPAEKQVIETDCIPDDILAEMREMGLFGITMPVEYGGSGMNVSQYVETIRQLSYAMPCYRSITSINIGMTCSAIVKSGTAEQKAHWLPRLAAGEIASFGLTEPGSGSDSAAMATTAVRSGNGYVLNGTKRYITNAPFAKVALIMARTSKEALPKNAHVSAFLVPMDSPGVSVGKSDKKMGQAGSHIADIVMEDVHVSGDALLGGEEGKGFLIAMQSLNNGRLSVAAASVGYARRILDSATRYATERKAFGEPIANFQLIQAMLADSQAEIYAAECMIADATRRADAGEAVLVQAASAKMFASEMCGRVADRCVQIYGGAGYLAEYEAERFFRDARIYRIYEGTTQILQLVIAKNMLREFASAA; translated from the coding sequence ATGCCTGACACCGGAATGGACCAGGACGTGTTCGAGGCGTTCATCGACCAGCTCAAACGCTATGTCCGCGAGCGCCTGATCCCGGCGGAAAAGCAGGTCATCGAGACCGATTGCATCCCCGACGACATTCTTGCCGAGATGCGCGAGATGGGGCTGTTCGGGATCACCATGCCGGTCGAGTATGGCGGCTCGGGCATGAACGTCTCGCAATATGTCGAGACGATCCGCCAGCTTTCCTATGCCATGCCCTGTTATCGCTCGATCACCTCGATCAATATCGGCATGACCTGTTCGGCGATCGTGAAGAGCGGGACGGCGGAGCAGAAAGCGCACTGGCTACCACGGCTTGCGGCGGGCGAGATCGCCTCGTTCGGGCTGACCGAGCCGGGCAGCGGATCGGACTCGGCGGCGATGGCGACCACCGCGGTGCGTTCGGGCAATGGTTATGTGCTGAACGGTACCAAGCGCTACATCACCAATGCGCCGTTTGCGAAGGTCGCCTTGATCATGGCGCGGACCAGCAAGGAGGCGCTGCCGAAGAACGCTCATGTCAGCGCCTTCCTCGTGCCGATGGATTCGCCGGGCGTCAGTGTCGGCAAGTCGGACAAGAAGATGGGGCAGGCCGGATCGCATATCGCCGACATCGTCATGGAGGATGTCCATGTTTCGGGCGATGCGTTGCTTGGCGGCGAAGAGGGCAAGGGCTTCCTGATCGCCATGCAGAGCCTCAACAACGGCCGGCTTTCAGTCGCGGCGGCGAGCGTCGGCTATGCGCGGCGGATCCTCGATTCCGCGACGCGCTACGCCACGGAGCGTAAGGCGTTCGGCGAGCCGATCGCCAATTTCCAGCTGATCCAGGCGATGCTCGCCGACAGCCAGGCCGAGATCTACGCCGCCGAATGCATGATCGCCGACGCGACGCGCCGCGCCGATGCCGGCGAGGCCGTGCTGGTGCAGGCGGCCAGCGCAAAGATGTTCGCGTCGGAAATGTGCGGCCGGGTCGCCGATCGCTGCGTCCAGATTTACGGCGGCGCGGGGTATCTCGCCGAATATGAGGCGGAGCGTTTCTTCCGCGATGCGCGGATCTACCGCATCTATGAAGGGACCACACAGATCCTGCAGCTGGTCATCGCCAAGAATATGCTGCGTGAATTTGCGAGTGCGGCCTGA
- a CDS encoding CoA transferase has translation MYDLLGKLRVVEAASFIASPTAGLYLAQMGAEVIRVDQIGGGPDFKRWPLADNGASFAWEGLNKGKKSVALDLSRPEGRELLVALATAPGDDGGVFLTNFPVGGFLAHEHLVKRRADLITVRIMGQADGRTAFDHTVNSAIGIPNLTGPVGHEGAPVNHVLPAWDLLTGAYSAFALLAAERHRRDTGQGQEVRIPLSDVGIATIANLGQVAEVLHTGVSRQRYGNALYGSFGRDFVTGDGKRLMIMALTTRQWAGLIKTLGIGDAVARIEAAQGVAFATYEGARFDHRDALFALVEAAFATRQAGELCAAFDANGCCWGPYKTTVEAASDPAMVTQNPIFSSIAQPSEMTYPVAGSMATLPQSQRLTPVRAPYLGEHSDEILADVLGLGSGEIGRLHDAGVVASA, from the coding sequence ATGTACGATCTGCTCGGCAAGCTGCGCGTGGTCGAGGCGGCATCGTTCATCGCATCGCCCACCGCCGGACTGTATCTCGCACAGATGGGAGCGGAAGTGATCCGCGTCGACCAGATTGGCGGCGGCCCCGATTTCAAGCGCTGGCCGCTCGCCGACAATGGCGCGAGCTTCGCCTGGGAAGGGCTCAACAAGGGCAAGAAATCGGTCGCGCTCGATCTGTCGCGTCCGGAAGGCCGCGAACTGCTTGTCGCGCTGGCAACCGCGCCGGGTGACGATGGCGGCGTGTTCCTGACCAATTTCCCGGTCGGCGGCTTCCTTGCGCATGAGCATTTGGTCAAGCGGCGCGCAGACCTGATCACGGTGCGCATCATGGGCCAGGCCGATGGCCGCACCGCATTCGATCATACGGTCAATTCGGCGATCGGCATTCCCAACCTCACTGGCCCGGTCGGTCATGAAGGCGCACCGGTCAATCATGTCCTGCCGGCATGGGACCTGCTGACCGGCGCCTATTCCGCCTTCGCGCTGCTCGCCGCCGAACGGCATCGGCGCGACACCGGGCAGGGACAGGAAGTGCGCATTCCGCTCTCCGATGTCGGGATCGCGACGATCGCCAATCTGGGTCAGGTTGCCGAAGTGCTCCACACCGGCGTCAGCCGGCAGCGCTACGGCAATGCGCTGTATGGCTCGTTCGGGCGCGATTTCGTGACCGGCGACGGCAAGCGGTTGATGATCATGGCGCTCACCACGCGGCAATGGGCCGGTCTGATCAAGACGCTCGGGATTGGCGACGCGGTCGCGCGGATCGAGGCGGCGCAGGGCGTCGCCTTTGCGACCTACGAGGGCGCGCGGTTCGATCATCGCGATGCATTGTTCGCGCTGGTCGAGGCGGCATTCGCCACGCGTCAGGCCGGCGAACTCTGCGCGGCATTCGATGCCAATGGATGCTGCTGGGGACCGTACAAGACCACGGTCGAGGCCGCGTCCGATCCGGCGATGGTCACGCAGAACCCGATCTTTTCCAGCATCGCCCAGCCAAGCGAGATGACCTATCCGGTGGCCGGATCGATGGCGACATTGCCACAGTCGCAGCGCCTGACGCCGGTGCGCGCGCCCTATCTCGGCGAGCATAGCGACGAGATTCTGGCCGATGTGCTTGGCCTCGGTTCGGGCGAGATCGGCCGGTTGCATGACGCCGGCGTGGTGGCCAGTGCCTGA
- a CDS encoding acyl-CoA dehydrogenase family protein, which yields MTPAWWPVPEIAAALDAAEGYAAAALAAVRARVVVDGTVDPRAIDREQRAVHGYAWIETTLTALRTLVRWADARAEPGSVEALVVEIGFGEYLAQLSGGIPMGQNEFCRPADLGIAAAAATLMQDDAVARLVASGNSAANRAALVERLRGGDGIAETLGDPTLDAVRDQFRRFTEARILPFAHRWHLDNALIPDAIVAEMAALGTFGVCIDEAYGGLGLGKLTMCVVTEELSRGWIGAGSLGTRSEIAGELIALAGTDAQKAEWLPRIASGEVLPTAVFTEPDTGSDLGGLTTRATRGAEGWSITGAKTWITHAARSDLMTLLARTRSDVPGYAGLSMFLVAKPRGSDAAPFPAPGMTGTEIEVLGYRGMREYELAFDGMLAPADALLGGEAGQGFKQLMRTFEGARIQTAARAVGVARRAFELGFDYAVGRRQFGRPIIDFPRVSDKLAMMAVDHVLARELTYFAAREKDKGRRCDIEAGMAKLFAARAAWANADAALQIHGGNGYALEYEISRVLCDARILNIFEGAAEIQAQVIARGRLQERN from the coding sequence ATGACGCCGGCGTGGTGGCCAGTGCCTGAGATCGCGGCCGCGCTCGATGCGGCGGAGGGTTATGCCGCTGCCGCATTGGCTGCGGTGCGTGCGCGGGTAGTGGTGGATGGCACGGTCGACCCGCGGGCAATCGATCGCGAGCAGCGCGCTGTGCATGGCTATGCCTGGATCGAGACCACGCTGACCGCGCTCAGGACACTCGTGCGCTGGGCCGATGCGCGTGCGGAACCGGGGTCGGTCGAGGCGCTGGTGGTCGAAATCGGTTTTGGCGAATATCTCGCGCAGCTCTCGGGTGGAATCCCGATGGGGCAGAATGAGTTTTGCCGCCCGGCCGATCTCGGAATCGCCGCTGCCGCCGCGACCCTGATGCAGGACGACGCGGTGGCGCGGCTGGTCGCGTCGGGGAACAGCGCAGCCAATCGCGCGGCGCTGGTCGAACGGCTGCGCGGCGGCGACGGCATTGCCGAGACGCTTGGCGACCCGACGCTCGATGCGGTACGCGACCAGTTCCGCCGCTTCACCGAAGCGCGCATCCTGCCGTTCGCGCATCGCTGGCATCTCGACAATGCGCTGATCCCGGATGCGATCGTCGCGGAGATGGCGGCGCTTGGTACCTTCGGCGTGTGCATCGACGAGGCTTATGGCGGGCTCGGGCTGGGCAAGCTCACCATGTGCGTGGTGACCGAGGAATTGAGCCGGGGATGGATCGGCGCAGGGTCGCTCGGTACACGCTCGGAGATTGCCGGGGAGCTGATCGCGCTCGCCGGAACCGACGCGCAGAAAGCTGAATGGCTGCCGCGGATTGCGAGCGGCGAAGTGCTGCCGACCGCAGTCTTTACCGAGCCCGACACCGGATCCGATCTCGGCGGGCTGACCACGCGCGCGACACGCGGTGCAGAGGGCTGGTCGATCACGGGCGCCAAGACCTGGATCACTCATGCCGCGCGCAGTGACTTGATGACCCTGCTTGCTCGCACGAGAAGTGATGTGCCGGGTTATGCCGGGCTCAGCATGTTCCTTGTAGCCAAACCGCGCGGGTCCGACGCCGCTCCTTTTCCCGCACCGGGCATGACCGGCACCGAGATCGAAGTGCTCGGCTATCGCGGGATGCGCGAATATGAGCTGGCTTTTGACGGCATGCTCGCGCCCGCCGACGCATTGCTTGGCGGCGAAGCGGGGCAGGGGTTCAAGCAGCTGATGCGTACCTTCGAAGGCGCGCGGATCCAGACCGCTGCGCGCGCGGTCGGGGTGGCGCGGCGCGCGTTCGAGCTTGGCTTCGACTATGCGGTGGGGCGCCGCCAGTTCGGGCGGCCGATCATCGATTTCCCGCGTGTGTCGGACAAGCTGGCGATGATGGCGGTCGATCATGTGCTGGCGCGCGAGCTGACCTATTTCGCAGCGCGCGAGAAGGACAAGGGGCGGCGCTGCGATATCGAGGCGGGGATGGCCAAGCTGTTCGCCGCACGCGCCGCATGGGCCAATGCCGACGCCGCGCTGCAGATTCATGGCGGCAATGGCTATGCGCTGGAATATGAGATCAGCCGGGTGCTGTGTGATGCGCGTATTCTCAATATCTTCGAGGGCGCAGCGGAGATCCAGGCGCAGGTGATCGCGCGCGGCCGGTTGCAGGAGCGAAACTGA
- a CDS encoding acyl-CoA dehydrogenase family protein, translating to MDHDHSAIREEVAKLCGDFPGEYWRAKDRDRAYPGEFVDALTRAGYLAALIPEAYGGAGLPLSGAAAILEEIQRQGCNGGACHAQMYIMGTLLRYGSAAQKVEYLPRIASGDLRLQAFGVSEPTSGTDTLSIQTFARREGDHYIVSGQKIWTSRAEHSDLMLLLARTTPRDKVAKRTEGLSVFLVDMRAAREQGLTIRPIDTMMNHATTEIFFDDVPVPAANLIGEEGKGFRYILSGMNAERLLIAAECIGDAKWFLDKAVAYAGERKVFGRPIGQNQGVAFPLARAYAQMRAAELMVHEGLSKYEADGDVGEEANIAKLLASEASWAAAEACVQTHGGFGFAAEYDVERKFRETRLYQVAPISTNLILSYLAEHVLGLPRSY from the coding sequence ATGGATCACGATCACAGCGCGATCCGCGAGGAAGTCGCCAAGCTGTGCGGCGATTTCCCGGGCGAGTATTGGCGCGCCAAGGATCGCGACCGCGCCTATCCCGGCGAGTTTGTCGATGCGCTGACCCGGGCCGGATATCTCGCTGCACTTATCCCTGAGGCTTATGGCGGTGCGGGTCTGCCACTTTCCGGGGCCGCCGCGATACTTGAGGAAATCCAGCGTCAGGGCTGCAATGGCGGCGCCTGCCATGCGCAGATGTACATCATGGGGACCTTGCTGCGGTACGGGTCGGCAGCGCAAAAGGTCGAATATCTGCCCCGCATCGCATCGGGCGATTTGCGGCTCCAGGCGTTCGGGGTCAGCGAACCGACCAGCGGCACCGATACGCTATCGATCCAGACCTTCGCGCGGCGCGAGGGCGACCATTATATCGTCAGCGGGCAGAAGATCTGGACCTCGCGCGCGGAGCATTCGGACCTGATGCTGCTGCTCGCGCGGACCACGCCGCGGGACAAGGTGGCCAAACGCACCGAGGGCCTGTCGGTCTTTCTCGTCGATATGCGCGCGGCGCGCGAGCAGGGGCTGACGATCCGCCCGATCGACACGATGATGAATCATGCGACGACCGAGATCTTCTTCGACGATGTCCCGGTCCCGGCCGCCAATCTGATCGGGGAGGAGGGCAAGGGCTTTCGCTACATCCTGTCGGGCATGAATGCGGAACGCCTGCTGATCGCTGCGGAATGTATCGGCGACGCCAAATGGTTTCTCGACAAGGCGGTCGCCTATGCCGGGGAGCGCAAGGTATTCGGCCGGCCGATCGGGCAGAATCAGGGCGTCGCCTTCCCGCTTGCGCGTGCTTATGCGCAGATGCGTGCGGCCGAGCTGATGGTGCATGAAGGCTTGAGCAAATATGAAGCGGACGGCGATGTCGGCGAGGAAGCCAATATCGCCAAACTGCTGGCGTCGGAGGCGAGCTGGGCAGCGGCCGAGGCGTGCGTCCAGACGCATGGCGGCTTCGGCTTTGCCGCCGAATATGATGTCGAACGCAAGTTTCGGGAGACGCGACTTTATCAGGTCGCGCCGATCTCGACCAACCTCATCCTGTCCTATCTGGCCGAGCATGTGCTTGGCCTGCCGCGATCCTATTGA
- a CDS encoding MaoC family dehydratase N-terminal domain-containing protein → MADPTAWIGREARATDMVTAGAVARFRATIDRPGDGPAAPPGFHWSLCLPDTPTDALGEDGHPLKGGFLPPIDLPRRMWAGSEVRFLRPIAIGAAIERVSTIAAIREKQGSSGPLAFVEIDHLTRADGADAVSERQTIVYRAASTEPMPLPATGGAELNGWDRQRTLTPGAALLQRYSALTFNSHRIHYDLPYATGVEGYPGLVVHGPLIATLLLDLVAQHIGPDAIGGLSFRALAPAIAGQALHLLARADGDAIELAAQRDDGSVAMRARVAIRRNG, encoded by the coding sequence ATGGCCGATCCGACTGCCTGGATCGGCCGTGAGGCGCGCGCCACCGACATGGTAACGGCCGGCGCGGTCGCGCGCTTCCGGGCGACGATCGACCGCCCCGGCGATGGTCCTGCCGCGCCGCCGGGATTTCATTGGAGCCTGTGCCTGCCCGATACGCCGACCGACGCGCTTGGCGAGGACGGGCATCCGCTAAAGGGCGGCTTCCTGCCACCCATCGATCTGCCGCGCCGGATGTGGGCGGGGAGCGAGGTGCGCTTCCTGCGGCCGATCGCGATCGGCGCGGCGATCGAGCGCGTATCGACCATTGCCGCGATCCGCGAGAAGCAGGGTAGCAGTGGGCCATTGGCCTTTGTCGAGATCGACCATCTCACGCGAGCGGACGGAGCCGATGCAGTCAGCGAGCGCCAGACGATCGTCTATCGCGCGGCATCGACCGAACCGATGCCGTTGCCGGCAACCGGTGGCGCAGAGCTTAACGGATGGGATCGGCAGCGCACGCTCACGCCCGGCGCGGCGCTGCTGCAGCGTTATTCGGCGCTGACCTTCAACAGCCACCGTATCCATTACGACCTGCCCTATGCGACCGGCGTGGAGGGGTATCCCGGGCTGGTCGTCCATGGCCCGCTGATCGCGACATTGCTGCTCGATCTGGTTGCGCAGCATATCGGGCCGGATGCGATCGGCGGTCTTTCGTTCAGGGCACTCGCCCCCGCCATTGCCGGGCAGGCGTTGCACTTGCTGGCGCGTGCCGATGGTGACGCGATCGAGCTTGCCGCGCAGCGCGATGATGGAAGCGTCGCGATGCGGGCGCGGGTGGCGATCCGGCGGAATGGCTAG
- a CDS encoding DUF3089 domain-containing protein produces the protein MAALLALAGGGAAILLGMAGIGPVATVVATFGSPSLPFDAAHVPPEPDYARADAWLAYPGRGGLERSITPGVTAVDEATAPADVFFIHPTTYQQSDVWNVAYDNVSEFDPAVLLGQASAFNGCCRIFAPHYRQASLRALDKSRPAVALAYADVARAFRYFIAHENKGRPFLIAAHSQGSMHAVKLLQAEILGTPLQARMVAAYVIGAYAPSDFGTIGLPVCDGPRQTGCILSWNTSQTGRTGAFQLVRDKTYWWRGSEKSSGQPPAICVNPLTWRREDAAPANANPGSLPFPKPGADKASRALPALTPHLTGAVCDESLLKVDIPWSAPSGFHDALSALYGSYHLGDYGIFYAAIRGNAMERVDAWKAQQPAAGSPHATAARKPSPQ, from the coding sequence ATGGCGGCGTTGCTCGCCCTGGCCGGGGGCGGTGCAGCCATCCTGCTTGGCATGGCAGGTATCGGCCCGGTCGCGACCGTCGTCGCGACCTTCGGGTCGCCGTCGCTGCCGTTCGACGCCGCGCATGTCCCGCCCGAGCCCGATTATGCCCGGGCCGATGCCTGGCTGGCCTATCCGGGGCGTGGCGGGCTCGAACGCTCGATCACACCGGGCGTGACCGCAGTCGATGAAGCGACTGCGCCCGCCGATGTCTTCTTCATCCACCCGACCACCTATCAGCAAAGCGATGTCTGGAACGTCGCTTACGACAACGTGTCGGAGTTCGACCCCGCTGTCCTGCTTGGCCAGGCCAGCGCGTTTAACGGTTGTTGCCGCATCTTCGCGCCGCATTACCGCCAGGCGTCCTTGCGCGCACTGGACAAGAGCCGTCCGGCAGTGGCGCTTGCCTATGCCGATGTCGCACGCGCCTTTCGCTATTTCATCGCGCATGAAAATAAGGGCCGCCCGTTCCTGATCGCGGCGCACAGCCAGGGATCAATGCATGCGGTCAAGCTGCTCCAGGCGGAGATTCTCGGCACCCCGCTACAGGCGCGCATGGTCGCTGCCTATGTGATTGGCGCCTATGCCCCGTCCGACTTCGGCACGATTGGCCTGCCGGTTTGCGACGGGCCGCGGCAAACCGGCTGCATCCTGTCCTGGAACACCAGCCAGACCGGGCGCACCGGAGCCTTCCAACTGGTGCGCGACAAAACCTATTGGTGGCGTGGCAGCGAGAAGAGCAGCGGCCAGCCACCCGCCATCTGCGTCAATCCACTGACCTGGCGCCGCGAGGATGCAGCGCCCGCCAACGCCAATCCCGGCAGCCTGCCCTTCCCCAAGCCAGGTGCCGACAAGGCGAGCCGGGCCCTGCCCGCCCTCACGCCGCATCTGACCGGCGCGGTGTGCGACGAAAGCCTGCTCAAGGTCGATATCCCCTGGTCGGCGCCGAGCGGCTTTCACGACGCCCTGAGCGCGCTCTATGGCAGCTATCATCTCGGCGATTACGGCATCTTCTATGCCGCGATCAGAGGCAATGCCATGGAGCGGGTCGATGCCTGGAAAGCGCAGCAGCCCGCCGCCGGATCGCCTCACGCCACGGCCGCGCGCAAGCCGTCTCCGCAATAG
- a CDS encoding TonB-dependent receptor, with the protein MRYHLSSTAWTALAFATIGNAIPLASAQAQTEPQAQAAAQPEPQLQEEEATNDDIVVTARKRNERLQDAPLSVSAFSAADLRQGNARDFKDVLRKVPGVSFSGAELGQSRYSIRGVSTTSPSPTVGIYLDDISLLGVTNAFSGAADPVFFDFSRVEILKGPQGTLYGGSAMGGAIKYVSHAPELGKTTVDTAAGISSTAHGGVSYQGEAVLNLPLSDKLALRTGVLYRSNAGYIDNVANGTAVDVRTSTTAPPAALTPLARPSLSTLADKDQNSDHVLAVKAALLWQPDPSLDITPSLFRQAYRQKNTGAFWTNLPDLQSSFRLAQPTDDDLGVYSLNMVKRLGGVDLTSLTAYVDRSVRFDRDYSFYIATLVPALYGVNSPNASNSTTKTFSQELRAASSNPAARLRWTAGLYYSHQRDELDQTVNSIGVGALLGTGTDTVYHGNTVSKLTQYAAFADLTFEILPGLDATAALRYFHLKQTIDTRGDGVLNGGVTHGAADTSQSGVNPKFELAYRAGRDALVYASAAKGFRPGGGNPFAVAPGQCQADLANLGLSSVPISYRSDSLWTYEVGSKNQFLDRRLTLNAAAFRTDWKNIQQNVFLPGCGFSFSGNVGGAKIKGAELSSQFVVDGLTLGVAASYTDAKISRSATGVSARVGQPVLDTPKWIANANIAYHFPLGGDVTATARADYQYRSSSLRMFEDSFVVTTPTGPVLSNNFTQRQQSYDVVNLGVLIDTGTWQVDLFVNNLLDKAPLLDHNVVSGIEAAITLRPRTIGLGVRRQF; encoded by the coding sequence ATGCGATATCATCTTAGCAGCACCGCCTGGACTGCGCTCGCGTTCGCCACGATCGGCAACGCCATCCCATTGGCATCGGCCCAGGCTCAAACTGAGCCTCAAGCGCAAGCCGCGGCTCAGCCAGAGCCTCAGTTGCAGGAAGAAGAGGCCACGAACGACGACATCGTGGTCACCGCCCGCAAGCGCAACGAACGCCTGCAGGACGCGCCGCTTTCCGTTTCCGCTTTCTCCGCCGCCGATCTGCGCCAGGGCAATGCCCGCGACTTCAAGGACGTGCTGCGCAAGGTGCCCGGCGTCTCCTTCTCCGGTGCCGAACTGGGCCAGAGCCGCTACAGCATTCGCGGCGTCAGCACGACCTCGCCCAGCCCGACCGTCGGCATCTATCTCGACGACATATCGCTGCTCGGCGTGACCAACGCCTTCAGTGGCGCGGCCGACCCGGTGTTCTTCGACTTCAGCCGGGTCGAGATCCTGAAAGGGCCGCAGGGCACCCTGTACGGCGGCAGCGCGATGGGCGGCGCGATCAAATATGTCAGCCACGCGCCGGAACTGGGCAAGACCACCGTCGATACCGCCGCCGGAATATCGAGCACCGCACATGGCGGCGTCTCCTATCAGGGCGAAGCGGTGCTCAACCTGCCGCTGTCGGACAAGCTCGCGCTGCGCACCGGCGTGCTCTATCGCAGCAATGCCGGCTATATCGACAATGTCGCGAACGGCACCGCCGTCGATGTGCGGACCAGCACGACCGCACCGCCCGCCGCACTGACGCCGCTCGCGCGTCCTTCGCTCAGCACGCTGGCCGACAAGGATCAGAATTCGGACCATGTGCTGGCGGTGAAGGCGGCATTGCTGTGGCAGCCCGATCCGTCGCTCGACATCACCCCGTCGCTGTTCCGCCAGGCCTATCGCCAGAAGAATACCGGCGCGTTCTGGACGAACCTTCCCGACCTGCAGAGTTCCTTCCGGCTGGCACAGCCGACCGATGATGATCTCGGCGTCTATTCGCTGAACATGGTCAAGCGTCTGGGCGGCGTCGATCTCACCTCGCTGACCGCCTATGTTGATCGCTCGGTCCGGTTCGACCGCGACTATTCCTTCTATATCGCGACGCTGGTGCCCGCGCTGTACGGCGTCAATTCGCCCAACGCCTCGAACAGCACCACCAAGACGTTCAGTCAGGAACTGCGTGCGGCATCGTCGAACCCGGCGGCACGGCTGCGCTGGACCGCCGGCCTTTATTATTCGCATCAGCGTGACGAACTCGACCAGACGGTCAACTCGATCGGGGTCGGCGCCTTGCTCGGGACCGGCACCGACACGGTCTATCACGGCAATACCGTCAGCAAACTGACTCAATATGCCGCCTTTGCCGACCTCACCTTCGAAATCCTGCCCGGCCTCGATGCCACCGCCGCGCTGCGCTATTTCCATCTCAAGCAGACGATCGACACGCGCGGCGACGGCGTGCTGAACGGCGGCGTCACGCACGGTGCGGCCGACACCAGCCAGAGCGGGGTCAATCCGAAGTTCGAGCTGGCCTATCGCGCCGGTCGTGACGCTCTGGTCTATGCCAGCGCCGCCAAGGGTTTCCGTCCCGGCGGCGGCAATCCGTTCGCCGTGGCGCCGGGCCAGTGCCAGGCCGATCTGGCCAATCTCGGCCTGTCTTCGGTACCGATCAGCTACCGGTCGGATTCGCTCTGGACCTATGAAGTCGGCAGCAAGAACCAGTTCCTCGACCGCCGCCTGACCCTGAACGCCGCGGCCTTCCGGACCGACTGGAAGAATATTCAGCAGAATGTCTTCCTGCCGGGCTGCGGCTTCTCGTTCAGCGGCAATGTCGGCGGGGCGAAGATCAAGGGCGCGGAACTGAGCAGCCAGTTCGTGGTCGACGGCCTGACGCTCGGCGTCGCGGCGAGCTATACCGACGCGAAGATCTCCCGAAGCGCGACCGGCGTTTCGGCCAGGGTCGGGCAACCGGTGCTCGACACGCCGAAATGGATCGCGAACGCCAATATCGCCTATCATTTCCCGCTCGGCGGCGACGTCACCGCGACGGCTCGGGCCGATTATCAGTATCGCAGCTCGAGCCTGAGGATGTTCGAGGACAGCTTCGTCGTGACAACCCCGACCGGCCCGGTTCTGAGCAACAATTTCACGCAGCGGCAACAATCCTATGACGTGGTCAACCTGGGCGTGCTGATCGACACCGGAACCTGGCAGGTCGATCTGTTCGTCAACAACCTGCTCGATAAGGCGCCGCTGCTCGATCATAATGTCGTCAGCGGGATCGAGGCCGCCATCACGCTGCGGCCGCGGACGATCGGCCTGGGCGTGCGCCGGCAATTTTAG